Proteins found in one Chondrinema litorale genomic segment:
- a CDS encoding PAS domain S-box protein: MIYSFETKVLRSILMGIMIVSVIIVFCNFLVEGQSIVYVIHVISLISFSSLYLFLNKTKKYEIAALLSGVVFFMLILLSWFIVGGYYSHGPYWLVLLNVVLISLAVRRYRKIVTLFCFVLLLVLVGMQMLYPKLIAPPTELTIRLVPYMVVISSSLVIFFVYTLKENLDIEKDIVNEQNIILTDQNDIIQEQNNVIHEINDLLEQKVIERTKKLEEKQKELEELIVAKDKLFDALHKEELFSKSLLSNLPVGILVFDLDGDIVHTNTVIKEFLQMDQVDSVLNIIENTFVRHYGIDQYFYRAKQGIKTINKEIFLDFSNELNRRSKRDSQNWIKISVVPVQTNSRNQVENILFLIEDITETKRVEDNLKISEIRLNSIIESTTDYIALFDRNFSLLKWNNSYERLLKDNKGLSIYTGLNLLKNYPNEIKRDNWEKLMRRAYQGEHVQVFLELNLINNETQHIDLNLYPVYEGDEVIGVTQFGRNITNQKKAELKLVELKQKMSPILKTLPIVVWSINKDDKLTYIQGNGLDVLGVKENIAVGKNLFEYFGDSTSNNDLIKKVFSSNKPESFEVNVGDLTFRTYTVPGVNGIGEKELIGISMDITEKKSIEQHLRISESYLKSIINSTKYAIWAVNTKGELTLFNRNMAAFFRKEFGEQLYTGKKLLESVNHIHRHVWEAIHERGFSGKTALFEYEINNEFYEIVVNPIYINNEIEGIAVFSKNITARKKSLDKLKERERFIDNVLNTVPVQVYIDEVDKQSVHYVNRPNYYQYKYRDNSLIDFKEQHIYDLCHIEDLPKLYEHYHAREAGLYHQASEVIVRLKDNQGNWRWTMIREVSLKLKNEDGGKKFLGVATDIHSLREKENELKQISNKLMLATRIAKIGICIFKPKSGEMMQDQQARELLQLKNESEISLEFFLDKVVDEIQKAELENAIYHPELFKNHKLEISLGYGKKKQSLKYFELIVTPVVNEGEECDSVIGVIFDKTDSRNKEIRLRQKQKEVLETTKKVAEYKLMALRAVMNPHFLFNSLNSIQYFIALNQKADALSYLSLFSKLIRKVINSSVSGSILLKEEIETIKYYVELESMRFENKFEFDFFIDPDLNTEGIQIPSLLIQPFIENAIIHGINNKEGKGFLQVRLLDMDNFIKCVIEDDGVGRKRAMEIKGENPLGHVSVGMMLTQERLDIINKSIPVQTKILDLVHNDGSAAGTRVELIIKIKE, translated from the coding sequence ATGATTTATTCATTCGAAACAAAGGTGCTCAGGTCTATTTTAATGGGTATAATGATTGTATCAGTTATTATTGTCTTTTGCAATTTTTTAGTAGAAGGACAATCAATAGTTTATGTTATCCATGTTATATCTTTAATTTCATTTAGTTCTTTATATTTATTTCTTAATAAAACAAAGAAATATGAAATTGCCGCTCTACTTTCAGGAGTGGTTTTTTTTATGTTGATATTGTTAAGTTGGTTTATTGTAGGAGGATATTATTCTCATGGACCTTATTGGTTAGTTCTATTAAATGTGGTATTAATCTCATTAGCAGTTAGGAGATATAGAAAAATCGTTACATTATTTTGTTTCGTATTATTGTTAGTATTAGTTGGTATGCAAATGTTGTATCCAAAACTGATTGCTCCTCCTACAGAACTAACAATTCGACTTGTTCCTTACATGGTCGTAATTAGTTCATCTCTAGTTATTTTTTTTGTCTATACTTTAAAGGAAAATCTAGATATAGAAAAGGATATAGTAAATGAGCAAAACATAATTCTCACAGATCAAAATGATATTATTCAGGAACAGAATAATGTAATACATGAGATAAATGACTTGCTCGAACAAAAAGTAATTGAACGAACCAAAAAACTAGAAGAAAAGCAAAAGGAACTAGAAGAACTGATAGTAGCTAAAGACAAACTTTTTGATGCACTTCATAAAGAAGAGTTATTTTCTAAAAGTTTATTATCAAACCTGCCTGTGGGTATTCTTGTATTTGATTTAGATGGAGATATTGTTCACACAAATACGGTTATAAAAGAATTCTTACAAATGGATCAAGTAGACTCTGTCTTAAATATAATTGAGAATACTTTTGTAAGGCACTACGGAATAGACCAGTATTTTTACAGGGCAAAGCAAGGTATTAAAACCATAAACAAAGAAATATTTCTTGACTTTTCTAATGAACTTAACAGGAGAAGTAAAAGAGATTCTCAAAACTGGATTAAAATTTCAGTAGTTCCTGTTCAAACAAATAGTAGAAATCAGGTTGAAAATATTTTGTTTCTGATAGAAGACATTACAGAAACCAAAAGGGTAGAAGACAACCTTAAAATATCAGAAATTAGACTTAACTCTATCATAGAGAGTACAACAGATTACATAGCATTGTTTGATAGAAATTTTAGTTTATTAAAATGGAATAATAGTTATGAAAGATTACTAAAAGATAATAAAGGTTTAAGTATTTATACTGGCCTGAACCTGCTTAAAAACTACCCAAATGAAATAAAAAGAGACAATTGGGAAAAGCTAATGCGTAGAGCTTACCAAGGCGAACATGTTCAGGTATTTTTAGAATTGAACCTAATAAATAATGAGACACAACACATAGATTTAAACCTCTATCCGGTATATGAAGGGGATGAGGTAATTGGGGTTACGCAATTTGGTAGAAACATTACCAACCAAAAGAAGGCTGAGCTTAAGTTAGTAGAGCTTAAACAAAAAATGTCGCCAATCTTAAAGACTTTACCAATTGTAGTTTGGTCTATTAATAAAGATGATAAGCTTACTTACATACAAGGTAATGGCTTAGACGTGTTGGGGGTTAAAGAAAATATAGCTGTAGGTAAAAATTTGTTTGAATATTTTGGGGATTCAACTAGTAATAATGATTTAATTAAAAAAGTTTTTAGCTCAAATAAACCCGAAAGCTTCGAAGTAAATGTAGGTGATTTAACATTTAGAACTTATACAGTTCCGGGAGTAAATGGAATAGGAGAAAAAGAGCTGATTGGCATTTCGATGGATATTACAGAAAAAAAATCCATTGAACAGCACCTTAGAATAAGTGAATCTTATCTTAAATCGATTATTAATAGTACCAAATATGCGATTTGGGCTGTAAATACAAAAGGAGAACTTACACTTTTTAACAGAAATATGGCTGCTTTTTTTAGAAAAGAATTTGGAGAGCAGTTATACACAGGCAAAAAGTTATTAGAATCTGTTAATCATATTCATCGCCATGTTTGGGAGGCAATTCACGAAAGAGGTTTCTCGGGTAAAACAGCATTGTTTGAATATGAGATTAACAATGAGTTTTATGAAATAGTAGTAAACCCAATTTACATAAACAATGAAATAGAAGGGATAGCCGTCTTCTCAAAAAATATTACTGCAAGAAAAAAATCACTCGACAAGCTAAAAGAAAGGGAAAGGTTTATAGATAATGTATTAAATACAGTACCGGTTCAGGTATATATAGATGAGGTAGATAAACAAAGTGTACATTATGTAAATAGGCCAAATTATTACCAATATAAGTATAGAGATAATAGTCTGATTGATTTTAAAGAGCAACACATTTACGATCTTTGCCATATAGAAGATCTTCCTAAACTGTATGAGCATTATCATGCTAGAGAAGCAGGTTTATATCATCAAGCATCAGAAGTAATTGTAAGGTTAAAGGATAACCAAGGCAATTGGAGATGGACAATGATTAGAGAGGTTTCATTAAAGCTGAAAAATGAAGATGGAGGCAAGAAATTTCTAGGTGTCGCTACTGATATTCACTCTTTAAGGGAAAAAGAAAATGAATTAAAACAGATTTCTAATAAGTTGATGTTGGCCACGCGAATTGCCAAAATTGGTATTTGCATTTTTAAACCTAAGAGTGGTGAGATGATGCAAGATCAACAGGCAAGAGAATTACTTCAACTTAAAAATGAATCTGAAATATCCTTAGAGTTCTTTCTAGATAAAGTAGTAGATGAGATACAAAAAGCAGAGCTGGAAAACGCTATCTATCACCCAGAGTTGTTTAAAAACCACAAGCTAGAAATTTCTCTTGGTTATGGCAAAAAGAAGCAATCACTAAAATATTTTGAGTTAATTGTTACTCCTGTTGTAAATGAAGGCGAAGAATGTGATTCTGTAATTGGAGTAATATTCGATAAAACAGATTCGCGAAACAAGGAGATCAGGCTTAGACAAAAGCAGAAAGAAGTGCTAGAAACCACTAAAAAAGTGGCTGAATATAAGTTGATGGCACTAAGAGCTGTTATGAATCCACATTTCTTGTTCAACTCTTTAAATTCTATTCAATACTTTATTGCACTCAATCAAAAAGCAGATGCACTCTCTTACCTGTCTTTATTTTCGAAGTTAATTAGGAAAGTGATTAATAGCTCTGTATCGGGTAGTATATTGTTAAAGGAAGAGATTGAGACCATAAAATATTATGTTGAGTTAGAAAGTATGAGGTTCGAAAATAAGTTCGAATTTGATTTCTTTATCGATCCAGATTTAAATACAGAGGGTATTCAAATTCCATCTTTGCTTATTCAGCCATTTATTGAGAATGCTATTATTCATGGTATTAACAACAAAGAGGGAAAAGGATTTTTGCAAGTGAGGTTATTAGACATGGATAATTTCATCAAATGTGTAATAGAAGACGATGGTGTAGGTAGAAAACGAGCTATGGAAATTAAAGGAGAAAATCCACTAGGGCATGTTTCAGTAGGAATGATGCTCACACAAGAGCGTTTAGATATTATAAATAAAAGCATCCCAGTACAAACCAAAATTTTAGATTTAGTACATAACGATGGGAGTGCAGCAGGTACGAGAGTAGAATTAATAATTAAGATAAAAGAATGA
- a CDS encoding FtsX-like permease family protein, which produces MKKSEPPKLAEKLLQWFCSESLYDEISGDLFELYQRRAKKMGKPYANWFYWFNVLMFCRPWVWKQTRSFQLINSAMFSNYVITSLRILFREKLYTTINLSGFIVGISSFLLCFLYVSYEFSYDQFLTDKEKIFRLDYFILKEGQRTQNTGGPVPLAATLNNEVAGIDDYVRIWSASQSYIASKETYMQENEVCFVDKSFFEVFSLPLLFGEKSEVLAKPNSIVLSKHSAQKYFGEVDPIGKILKYKGYPASEMELVVTGVMDNFPENTHLKADMLISLEGVKTEADNWGSFKPVYSYFKLSDVTQEYKIESLLPAFKEKYLADRVYEDNYFEYDLINVADIHLSSRTQWHLKPGNSLDNLILFSCIGAFILLLACINYINLSAAGSISRSREIGIRKTLGAKQGQLVLQYLSESLLISFIATILAVILTKLAIPYLEKFAGITIFFDLKSIKTFSFICITALSTGLLSGLYPALIASKFQPVKAIKNKVKTGASTYFLRKGLVAFQFLISICLIGFTLIINKQIDFILNHDLGFNKEQVVVIPYGDKENESTLLNALDEQSFIKSVSISQSVPAYAGGYDGRLATTPTLTEPIQIRSIITDKAFADTYQLELIEGRNFVKDMQSDTGAVLLNTTAVEMLGFKNASEAIGKKVRWSNYFDGYVIGVVNDFHLGSFREKIAPVILLNKPHWSWWKGYLSIKMETGSSIQQNLETLETIWKTHQADINFRYFFTDKNFESLHQQDLKFRTMSRIFSAIAILLACSGLLGITSYQIKTRSREIAVRKVFGAETGYLFLKLNKEIFLVTIFSFIVAIPILFMLRANWMSVFAYQVEIDWWNFILAGILAVLLAVLVSAYHIYTLANTNPVKIIKNE; this is translated from the coding sequence ATGAAAAAATCAGAACCACCCAAATTAGCAGAAAAACTGCTTCAATGGTTTTGCAGTGAATCTTTATACGATGAGATAAGTGGAGATTTATTCGAGCTTTACCAACGAAGAGCGAAAAAGATGGGTAAGCCTTATGCAAATTGGTTTTACTGGTTTAATGTATTGATGTTTTGTAGACCTTGGGTATGGAAGCAAACAAGAAGTTTTCAATTAATAAATAGTGCGATGTTTAGTAATTATGTGATTACCTCCCTCCGAATTTTGTTTAGAGAAAAGTTGTACACAACGATAAACTTAAGTGGTTTTATTGTTGGTATTAGCAGCTTCTTACTTTGCTTTTTGTATGTTAGTTATGAGTTTTCGTACGATCAGTTTTTAACTGACAAAGAGAAAATTTTCAGGCTAGATTATTTTATCCTCAAAGAGGGGCAGCGTACACAAAACACTGGTGGGCCAGTCCCATTGGCAGCAACTTTAAACAACGAAGTTGCGGGCATAGATGATTATGTGAGGATTTGGTCTGCATCGCAAAGCTACATTGCTTCAAAAGAAACTTATATGCAAGAAAATGAGGTCTGTTTTGTCGATAAATCTTTCTTCGAAGTTTTTTCTTTGCCATTGTTATTTGGAGAAAAATCTGAGGTTTTAGCTAAGCCCAATTCTATAGTTTTAAGTAAACATAGTGCGCAAAAGTATTTTGGTGAGGTAGATCCCATAGGTAAAATACTAAAATATAAAGGATATCCGGCTAGTGAGATGGAACTGGTAGTTACAGGTGTTATGGACAATTTTCCAGAAAACACCCACCTCAAAGCAGATATGTTAATTAGTTTGGAAGGGGTAAAAACCGAAGCTGATAACTGGGGTTCTTTTAAACCTGTGTATTCTTATTTTAAATTGTCTGATGTTACACAAGAGTACAAAATAGAGTCACTTTTGCCTGCTTTTAAAGAAAAGTATCTTGCTGATAGAGTTTACGAAGACAATTATTTTGAGTATGATTTGATAAATGTAGCAGATATTCACCTCAGCTCAAGAACTCAGTGGCATCTTAAACCTGGAAACAGTCTAGATAATCTCATTTTATTTAGTTGTATTGGTGCATTTATCTTGTTGTTAGCTTGCATCAATTATATTAATCTTTCTGCAGCCGGTTCAATATCAAGAAGTCGAGAAATAGGTATAAGAAAAACGTTAGGAGCTAAGCAAGGTCAATTGGTATTGCAATACTTGAGTGAGTCATTATTAATCAGTTTTATAGCTACCATACTAGCAGTAATTTTGACTAAGTTAGCTATTCCTTATCTTGAGAAGTTTGCTGGAATTACTATCTTTTTCGATTTGAAATCAATAAAAACTTTCTCATTTATATGCATTACAGCATTATCTACAGGTTTGTTATCAGGTTTATATCCAGCATTAATTGCATCTAAATTTCAACCAGTAAAAGCCATTAAGAATAAAGTAAAAACAGGTGCTTCCACCTACTTTTTGCGGAAAGGCTTGGTCGCTTTTCAGTTTCTAATTTCTATTTGCCTTATTGGTTTTACTTTGATAATTAACAAGCAGATTGATTTTATATTAAATCATGACTTGGGGTTTAATAAAGAGCAGGTAGTAGTAATTCCTTATGGAGATAAAGAAAACGAATCGACTTTGTTAAATGCTTTAGATGAACAATCTTTTATTAAATCTGTAAGTATATCTCAAAGTGTACCGGCATATGCGGGTGGTTACGATGGAAGATTAGCCACAACACCAACTCTAACAGAACCTATCCAGATTAGAAGCATAATTACAGACAAAGCATTTGCTGATACCTATCAACTAGAATTGATAGAGGGCAGAAATTTTGTGAAAGATATGCAGTCTGATACAGGAGCAGTATTATTGAATACGACAGCGGTTGAAATGTTGGGTTTTAAAAATGCCTCAGAAGCAATTGGTAAAAAAGTGAGATGGTCTAATTACTTTGATGGATATGTAATAGGCGTGGTAAATGATTTTCACTTGGGTTCTTTTCGTGAGAAAATTGCTCCCGTAATTCTGCTTAATAAACCGCATTGGTCTTGGTGGAAAGGATACCTTTCTATAAAAATGGAAACTGGGAGTAGTATTCAGCAAAATTTAGAAACACTAGAGACCATCTGGAAAACGCATCAAGCTGATATCAATTTTAGATATTTCTTTACAGATAAAAACTTTGAATCCCTCCATCAGCAAGATTTAAAATTTAGAACCATGAGCCGGATATTCTCAGCTATTGCAATATTATTGGCATGTTCAGGGCTTTTGGGAATTACATCTTACCAGATAAAAACCAGATCAAGAGAGATTGCAGTAAGAAAAGTGTTTGGGGCAGAAACTGGCTATTTGTTTTTAAAGCTCAACAAAGAAATATTCTTGGTTACTATATTTTCATTTATAGTAGCAATTCCTATCCTATTTATGCTAAGAGCTAACTGGATGAGTGTATTTGCCTACCAAGTAGAAATAGACTGGTGGAATTTTATTTTGGCAGGAATACTAGCGGTTTTATTGGCAGTTTTAGTTTCAGCATATCACATATACACACTTGCGAACACCAATCCTGTTAAGATTATTAAGAATGAATAG
- a CDS encoding PadR family transcriptional regulator: protein MKGTHLGEFEEIVLLTVGILYEDAYGLAITDEIENRTGRSITISSVHKALNRLEAKGFLTSQMGGATEERGGRQKRLFTLTTYGKNALNEARELRNSMYSAIPKMLWQQG from the coding sequence ATGAAAGGGACTCATCTCGGAGAGTTTGAAGAGATTGTACTTCTTACAGTAGGCATATTGTACGAAGATGCTTATGGATTGGCTATTACAGATGAAATAGAAAACAGAACAGGTAGAAGTATTACCATTAGTTCTGTACACAAAGCACTTAACAGGCTAGAAGCGAAAGGCTTTTTAACCTCTCAAATGGGAGGTGCAACCGAAGAGAGAGGGGGTAGGCAAAAAAGACTCTTCACATTAACAACCTATGGAAAAAATGCTTTAAACGAAGCCAGAGAATTAAGAAACAGTATGTATTCGGCTATTCCAAAAATGCTTTGGCAGCAAGGTTAA
- a CDS encoding tetratricopeptide repeat protein encodes MNQKNSVSKKTESKHSNSINNIEQCNLLFTKAIQFAQNDELENSILLINEIMEECCKSSIIKSWDWFYNQLSITNGEIDLLINKLIDTYVEIDDDQKMIYYAHLHLLNGKAMSALSFYQGIKSKPVSPEIDFYKGIAHYQSNHYTKAAHRFTAFIKKYPQADFAYFARAKSYQQVDKFDEASSDLETAIEINSTWYEYYFQLGDLYYYNDRKEEAINFFGKTIELNPSFYRAYMAQANCYAYLKDYKKSINIYGVAINTEPDNGNAYTARGLQLYYLGQYQEALDDYDKALQLPHKDIAHTFYKRAMVKEKLDDNEGSISDYNEAIKIAPKYSAAFLNRGNVWLKLNKPDNALKDFYNASKHQPDFADAYFNRALTKAKLGDYKGAIKDYSATVDIKANDIEALCNLATLEASIGKWELALTHFDQALSFHTSDAFVFHERGNAKFTYGDLNDALEDYNKAIQLNPGYTTAYYYRALFYERTGDFEAAIEDVNNALRIDDQYSDAYNLRASTYSRLFQLEKAIEDYNTALEIDPNNTEYISNRGRAYNKQNNRLAAMEDFNLVIKLNPEIASSYVDRGSLWLDLKDHSRAVQDCDKALALEPDNEIALYNRALSYFNLQNYKESVRDYTQLIKLVPEDFEAYNNRARSYEQLGETDRALDDFKRCIEINPKCEFAYVYRASLKENIGLIHDAIEDYDHLIKINPKNVEYYNNRGLLKKELGNYEEAMTDYNIAIKIDSEYEDAYINRGNIFHEEDNPSKAIESYSSAIDINPKSFVAYANRGLIYYDLGLFEKSMSDCDQAIAINPEFAPSYYYRGLIYGQEESKVELALEEFKQTVDLDPFYQDAYYAIAILYYNKEDLPNAKNTLDKLIEMNKNHAEAYYLRSKVNSELYGYAEGIEDAIKAFEIDPENFPLDNE; translated from the coding sequence ATGAACCAAAAAAATTCTGTTTCTAAGAAAACTGAATCCAAACATTCAAATAGCATTAATAATATAGAACAATGTAATTTACTGTTCACCAAAGCAATTCAATTTGCTCAAAATGATGAACTAGAAAATTCAATTTTACTGATTAATGAAATAATGGAAGAGTGCTGCAAATCTTCTATTATTAAAAGTTGGGATTGGTTTTACAATCAACTCAGCATTACTAATGGAGAGATAGACCTTCTTATAAATAAACTGATAGATACCTATGTAGAGATCGATGATGATCAAAAAATGATATATTATGCGCATTTGCATCTACTAAATGGGAAAGCAATGAGTGCATTATCTTTCTACCAAGGCATTAAAAGCAAGCCTGTAAGCCCTGAAATAGATTTTTATAAGGGCATCGCTCACTATCAATCTAATCATTATACTAAAGCTGCTCATAGGTTTACAGCTTTTATTAAAAAATATCCGCAAGCAGACTTTGCCTATTTTGCCAGAGCAAAAAGCTATCAGCAGGTTGATAAGTTTGATGAAGCATCTTCTGATTTAGAAACTGCAATTGAAATAAATTCAACTTGGTATGAGTATTATTTTCAATTGGGTGATTTATACTACTATAATGATAGAAAAGAAGAAGCAATAAATTTTTTCGGAAAAACCATTGAGCTCAACCCATCATTTTATAGAGCATATATGGCGCAAGCAAATTGCTATGCCTACCTAAAAGACTACAAAAAATCCATAAATATTTATGGAGTGGCAATTAATACAGAGCCAGATAATGGGAATGCTTATACTGCCAGGGGCTTGCAACTTTATTATTTAGGTCAATATCAAGAAGCTCTTGATGATTATGATAAAGCGCTACAGTTGCCTCATAAAGATATTGCGCATACTTTTTATAAAAGGGCAATGGTAAAAGAAAAACTAGATGATAACGAAGGTTCTATAAGCGACTACAATGAAGCAATAAAGATTGCTCCAAAATATTCAGCAGCTTTTTTAAACAGAGGCAATGTTTGGTTAAAGCTCAATAAACCTGATAATGCACTAAAAGATTTTTATAATGCTTCTAAGCATCAACCAGATTTTGCTGATGCTTATTTTAACAGAGCATTAACCAAAGCAAAGTTAGGAGACTACAAAGGAGCAATTAAAGATTACAGTGCTACTGTAGACATTAAAGCAAATGATATTGAAGCTTTATGTAACCTTGCAACTTTGGAGGCTAGTATTGGCAAATGGGAGTTGGCCCTAACACATTTCGACCAAGCATTATCTTTCCATACTTCAGATGCTTTTGTTTTCCATGAGAGAGGGAATGCAAAATTTACTTATGGAGATTTAAATGATGCACTAGAAGATTATAATAAAGCCATTCAACTTAATCCGGGTTATACTACAGCTTATTATTACCGTGCCCTTTTTTATGAAAGAACTGGTGATTTTGAAGCTGCAATTGAAGATGTAAATAATGCACTTCGGATTGACGATCAATATAGTGATGCCTATAACTTAAGGGCAAGCACATATTCAAGATTATTTCAGTTAGAAAAAGCTATTGAAGACTATAATACCGCATTAGAAATAGACCCAAATAATACTGAATATATAAGCAACAGAGGCAGGGCATATAACAAGCAAAACAACCGCTTGGCCGCTATGGAAGATTTTAATTTGGTTATTAAGCTCAACCCAGAGATTGCCAGTTCTTATGTAGACCGTGGCAGCTTATGGTTAGACTTAAAAGATCATTCGCGAGCAGTACAAGACTGTGACAAAGCTTTGGCATTAGAACCTGATAATGAAATCGCTTTATATAACCGTGCATTATCTTATTTTAACCTTCAGAATTATAAAGAATCTGTAAGAGATTATACACAGCTAATCAAACTTGTACCAGAAGATTTTGAGGCATATAATAACCGTGCAAGATCTTATGAACAACTAGGTGAAACTGACAGAGCACTCGATGATTTTAAAAGATGTATTGAGATAAATCCGAAATGTGAGTTTGCTTACGTGTATAGAGCCAGCTTAAAAGAAAACATAGGTTTGATACATGATGCAATTGAAGATTATGATCATCTAATTAAGATAAACCCAAAAAATGTTGAGTATTATAATAACAGAGGTTTGCTTAAAAAAGAATTAGGTAATTATGAAGAAGCCATGACGGATTATAACATTGCAATTAAAATCGATTCTGAATATGAAGATGCATACATAAACCGAGGAAATATTTTTCATGAAGAAGATAATCCATCAAAAGCAATAGAAAGCTATTCTTCTGCAATAGATATAAACCCGAAAAGCTTTGTTGCTTATGCTAACCGCGGACTTATATATTACGATTTGGGTCTTTTTGAAAAAAGCATGTCAGATTGTGATCAAGCAATAGCGATAAACCCAGAATTTGCTCCTTCATACTATTACCGAGGTTTAATTTACGGACAAGAAGAAAGCAAAGTAGAACTCGCATTAGAGGAATTTAAGCAGACTGTTGACTTAGATCCTTTTTATCAAGATGCATATTATGCCATAGCCATTCTTTATTATAATAAAGAGGATTTGCCCAACGCTAAAAATACACTTGATAAGTTAATCGAAATGAATAAGAATCATGCGGAGGCTTATTACCTACGATCAAAAGTAAATAGTGAACTTTACGGATATGCAGAAGGAATTGAAGATGCTATAAAAGCATTTGAAATTGATCCAGAAAACTTCCCTTTAGATAATGAATAG
- a CDS encoding DUF2306 domain-containing protein — protein sequence MSYDQLMYVHLVTVVPCIFIGAFLLFSRKGQAIHRNWGKVYMALMMFTAFVSLWMPAKVGGNILGHFGWIHTFSLLTIYTVPTAILAIKKGDVKSHKRKMIILYVGAIVIAGGFTLAPGRYLHEVFFN from the coding sequence ATGTCTTACGATCAGCTAATGTATGTTCACCTGGTAACTGTAGTGCCCTGTATATTTATAGGTGCTTTTTTACTTTTTTCTAGAAAAGGTCAAGCTATTCACCGTAATTGGGGTAAAGTTTATATGGCTTTAATGATGTTTACAGCTTTTGTTAGCTTGTGGATGCCTGCAAAAGTAGGAGGGAATATTCTAGGTCATTTCGGATGGATACACACTTTTAGTTTATTAACTATTTACACAGTACCAACGGCAATACTTGCTATTAAAAAAGGTGATGTAAAGTCTCACAAAAGGAAGATGATTATTCTATATGTTGGTGCAATAGTAATTGCTGGAGGTTTCACATTAGCACCCGGTAGGTATTTGCATGAAGTTTTTTTTAATTAA
- a CDS encoding inositol monophosphatase family protein yields the protein MNHQLIKDILCEIGEAVCNKVIKSLKEQSIETLSAVHEEAAADTIYQIDKDVEDIIVPLLKQHSESLGGVVLLAEGIEEESEGGFKLPASDGNVAVKIIMDPIDGTRGIMYDKRSAFFLAGAAPNKPENHLSDIEVAVMVELPTTRSAYSDTLWAIKGDGANRFSRHLESNELKVLPLRPSKSATLYGGFGQISRFFPPGREILAAIEEDMLSEVFPDAEEGKTIVFEDQYISTGGQMYELLVGHDRFVADVRTLLNKRLKAEGRKKGHICHPYDICVILIAEEVGIEITDGYGNKFDAAMNLYDEIDWIGYANKEIKKQLEKPLFNALKKHKLLD from the coding sequence ATGAATCATCAGTTAATAAAAGACATTTTGTGTGAGATAGGCGAAGCGGTTTGTAATAAAGTAATCAAATCTCTCAAAGAGCAATCCATAGAAACCCTTTCGGCAGTACATGAAGAGGCAGCCGCAGATACCATATATCAGATTGATAAAGATGTTGAGGATATCATTGTTCCATTGTTAAAGCAACATTCTGAAAGTCTGGGAGGAGTCGTATTGTTGGCTGAGGGCATAGAAGAAGAGAGTGAAGGAGGTTTCAAGCTGCCAGCCAGTGATGGAAATGTTGCCGTAAAAATTATAATGGACCCCATAGATGGCACCAGAGGGATTATGTACGATAAAAGATCTGCGTTTTTTCTGGCTGGTGCAGCACCAAATAAACCAGAAAATCATCTTAGTGATATAGAAGTTGCCGTAATGGTAGAGTTACCAACAACCAGAAGTGCCTACAGCGACACGCTATGGGCTATAAAAGGGGACGGAGCAAACAGGTTTAGTAGACATCTGGAAAGCAACGAATTGAAAGTATTGCCTTTAAGACCATCAAAATCAGCTACACTATATGGTGGTTTCGGTCAAATTTCAAGATTTTTTCCTCCGGGTAGAGAAATACTGGCAGCTATAGAAGAAGACATGTTGAGTGAGGTTTTTCCAGATGCAGAAGAAGGCAAAACCATTGTTTTCGAAGATCAGTACATTTCTACAGGTGGGCAAATGTATGAGTTATTGGTTGGTCACGATCGTTTTGTTGCCGATGTACGAACATTGTTAAATAAGCGACTAAAAGCAGAAGGAAGGAAAAAGGGACACATTTGCCACCCTTATGATATTTGTGTGATTTTGATTGCAGAGGAAGTGGGAATTGAGATTACCGATGGCTATGGTAACAAGTTTGATGCGGCAATGAATTTATATGATGAAATAGACTGGATAGGTTACGCCAATAAAGAAATTAAAAAGCAATTAGAGAAACCATTGTTCAATGCCTTAAAAAAACACAAGCTATTAGATTAA